Proteins from a single region of Bdellovibrio bacteriovorus HD100:
- a CDS encoding PLP-dependent cysteine synthase family protein, translating to MSHIYDSILETIGNTPIVRLKNVTKGSKHQFFAKIEYFNPGGSIKDRVAVAMIEEAEKRGDLKAGGTIVEATSGNTGVGLALAAAVKGYKCIFVMPEKMSEEKRAILRAYGAKVVITPMVDPEHPLSHYSVSQKIAKETPGAFLTNQYHNPDNPQRHYQTTGPEIWKQMDGKVDVVVGGAGTGGTLSGVAKYLKEMNPNIKAICADPIGSILYDLYYHKKIVDPPGSYKVEGVGEDMLPDNVHLNIYDGFERVSDPEAFTMTRRLVAEEGLLVGPSSALALVGAMKAAEKIEKPSNIVVVFPDSGRAYLSKAFNDTWMIENALLKPEEAKNVFNRVVNAADFLAELNK from the coding sequence ATGTCACATATTTACGACTCCATTCTGGAGACCATCGGAAACACACCGATTGTCCGCCTTAAAAACGTTACCAAGGGTTCAAAACACCAGTTCTTTGCGAAAATCGAGTATTTCAATCCAGGTGGCAGCATCAAAGATCGCGTCGCTGTGGCGATGATTGAAGAGGCGGAAAAACGCGGCGATCTGAAGGCGGGTGGCACTATTGTCGAAGCCACTTCCGGCAATACCGGTGTCGGCCTGGCTTTGGCGGCGGCGGTTAAGGGTTATAAGTGCATTTTCGTGATGCCAGAAAAGATGAGTGAAGAAAAAAGAGCTATTTTGCGTGCCTATGGCGCCAAAGTTGTCATCACTCCGATGGTCGACCCTGAGCATCCGCTGAGTCACTATTCAGTGTCTCAGAAAATTGCAAAAGAAACTCCCGGAGCATTTCTAACGAACCAGTATCACAATCCTGACAACCCTCAGCGTCACTATCAAACCACGGGTCCAGAAATCTGGAAGCAGATGGATGGAAAAGTGGATGTTGTGGTCGGCGGGGCTGGCACTGGAGGCACACTTTCCGGGGTTGCTAAATACCTGAAAGAAATGAATCCAAACATCAAAGCAATCTGTGCAGATCCAATTGGAAGCATTCTGTATGATCTTTATTATCATAAGAAGATCGTGGATCCACCGGGCTCTTACAAAGTGGAAGGTGTCGGCGAAGATATGCTGCCGGACAACGTTCACTTGAATATTTATGATGGCTTTGAACGAGTGTCTGACCCGGAAGCTTTTACGATGACCCGTCGCCTGGTGGCGGAAGAAGGTCTTCTTGTGGGGCCTTCCAGTGCTTTGGCCCTGGTGGGTGCGATGAAAGCTGCGGAAAAGATCGAAAAGCCATCAAATATTGTGGTGGTTTTCCCGGACAGCGGACGAGCGTATCTGAGCAAGGCCTTCAATGATACATGGATGATTGAAAATGCTCTTCTGAAACCGGAAGAAGCGAAAAATGTCTTTAATCGCGTGGTGAATGCCGCCGATTTTCTGGCAGAACTGAATAAGTAG
- a CDS encoding MlaD family protein, with protein MKVETKVGLLALVSVVLIVVFAYFMGFISPFSNSKELNVMYNYAGGIEEGSPVRVMGIKVGKVKAITFDPGYKAPSGEEVKLRLTITVDKKAWTSVRKDSKFFINLAGVIGEKFLEISPGSVDSGEFSSGDYVRGEDPPRVDQLISQGYGLAGKIIELVEKNEGSVTNMIQQLNSLTTNFNKTLVLLDKTTKNKEMARLLDNAVKISDDMAYLTDKMRSKKAEETYELVHKLLFRLEPLDGPALKKFFQQEGVKARVF; from the coding sequence ATGAAGGTTGAAACCAAAGTGGGCCTGTTGGCTCTGGTCTCGGTAGTTCTGATTGTGGTCTTTGCCTACTTCATGGGATTCATTTCCCCGTTCTCCAATTCCAAAGAATTGAATGTCATGTACAACTATGCCGGCGGGATCGAAGAAGGCTCCCCGGTGCGGGTGATGGGTATCAAAGTGGGCAAAGTAAAGGCGATCACTTTTGATCCCGGATACAAAGCGCCTTCCGGTGAAGAAGTAAAACTTCGTCTGACGATCACGGTCGACAAAAAAGCCTGGACCAGTGTCCGGAAAGATTCCAAATTCTTCATCAACCTTGCCGGCGTGATTGGGGAAAAGTTTCTGGAAATCTCTCCAGGGTCTGTGGATTCCGGTGAATTTTCATCCGGCGACTATGTTCGTGGTGAAGATCCTCCGCGTGTGGATCAGTTGATCTCTCAAGGTTACGGTTTGGCCGGCAAAATCATCGAACTTGTGGAAAAAAATGAAGGTTCGGTCACCAATATGATCCAACAGCTGAACTCTTTGACGACAAACTTCAATAAAACGCTGGTTCTGCTGGATAAAACCACGAAGAATAAAGAAATGGCCAGACTGCTTGATAATGCGGTCAAAATCAGCGATGACATGGCATATTTGACAGACAAAATGAGATCGAAGAAAGCGGAAGAGACTTATGAACTGGTTCATAAGCTTCTTTTCAGGCTCGAACCGCTGGATGGTCCGGCTTTGAAGAAATTCTTCCAGCAAGAGGGTGTGAAAGCCCGCGTTTTCTAA
- a CDS encoding MlaE family ABC transporter permease, whose translation MITLIAETLTGVFTPPFRRKEFFQQLHFVGNKSLFIVVFCVCFAAIVTILESSFHMKMVIQNDSMVPGFAAVLILRELGAIVTALLLSSRVGAGYASEVGSMQITEQVDALKMLGIDPVNYLVVPRFLACVLGAMMITVVANMACIFSAMAVSQFYLGYTPGMFLTSMQRFVDFKDLIFAMIKGACFGGVIPLVACYFGFRCQQGAEGVGRATTNTVVVSSIAIIVIDFILSYTFSYLY comes from the coding sequence ATGATCACATTGATCGCTGAAACCCTGACCGGGGTGTTCACTCCGCCTTTTCGTCGCAAGGAATTCTTCCAGCAGCTGCATTTTGTGGGCAATAAAAGCCTTTTTATCGTGGTTTTTTGTGTGTGTTTTGCCGCGATTGTCACGATCCTAGAGTCCTCTTTCCATATGAAGATGGTCATTCAGAATGACTCGATGGTCCCGGGTTTTGCCGCTGTTTTGATTCTGCGGGAACTGGGGGCGATCGTCACAGCGTTGCTTTTGAGCTCGCGCGTGGGTGCGGGATATGCCTCGGAAGTCGGTTCCATGCAGATCACTGAACAAGTCGATGCGCTGAAAATGCTGGGAATTGATCCGGTTAATTATCTGGTGGTTCCGCGTTTTTTGGCCTGCGTTCTGGGTGCCATGATGATCACGGTTGTTGCCAATATGGCTTGTATATTCTCTGCGATGGCGGTCAGTCAGTTCTATTTGGGTTACACGCCAGGGATGTTCCTGACCTCCATGCAGCGGTTTGTGGATTTTAAAGACCTGATCTTTGCAATGATCAAAGGCGCATGCTTCGGGGGAGTGATTCCTCTTGTGGCTTGTTACTTTGGATTTCGTTGTCAGCAAGGTGCCGAGGGCGTGGGTCGAGCGACAACAAACACGGTGGTCGTGTCTTCGATCGCAATTATTGTGATTGATTTTATTTTGTCCTATACTTTTAGTTATCTTTACTAG
- a CDS encoding MlaE family ABC transporter permease: MITSLLDQMGATLLFLQRILRTMIFKKLKTHEIFEQIWKVTVDSFPTTAMAGFFVGAIMTVQFAMQVKEFGALGYLGALATSATFREVGPLLIAFMLSGKVGAFTSAELGTMKVTEQIDAVRCLGADPIQEIIVPRFVGIIVSSFFLLAAGLMMSVFGGMLLGELFAGVNYEEYLRHVPLIVSPVSILSGLVKCGTFAVVLATICTYQGYATTGGAKGVGRAVVATAVTTMICIVVMDWMTSFIGDIILTMVRGFRP; the protein is encoded by the coding sequence ATGATCACATCACTCCTAGATCAGATGGGGGCCACCCTTTTATTCCTGCAAAGAATCCTGCGCACGATGATATTCAAGAAACTCAAAACTCATGAGATTTTTGAGCAGATCTGGAAGGTCACTGTCGACAGTTTCCCGACCACCGCGATGGCGGGTTTCTTTGTGGGCGCGATCATGACTGTGCAGTTTGCGATGCAGGTAAAAGAATTCGGTGCTTTGGGATACCTGGGGGCTTTGGCCACCAGTGCGACCTTCAGAGAAGTAGGCCCGCTTTTGATCGCCTTCATGCTGAGCGGAAAAGTCGGGGCGTTCACTTCCGCAGAACTGGGGACCATGAAGGTCACCGAACAAATCGATGCCGTCCGCTGCCTGGGGGCAGATCCGATTCAGGAAATCATCGTTCCACGATTTGTGGGCATCATCGTTTCAAGTTTCTTCCTGCTGGCGGCGGGTTTGATGATGTCCGTCTTTGGTGGAATGCTGTTGGGCGAACTGTTTGCCGGTGTGAACTATGAAGAATACCTGCGCCATGTTCCGCTGATTGTCAGTCCGGTATCAATCTTGAGCGGCCTTGTGAAATGCGGGACTTTTGCGGTGGTGCTGGCGACAATCTGCACTTATCAGGGTTATGCCACAACCGGCGGAGCCAAAGGTGTGGGCCGCGCGGTGGTGGCCACCGCCGTGACGACCATGATTTGTATTGTGGTGATGGACTGGATGACCAGTTTTATCGGGGACATTATTCTGACGATGGTGCGGGGGTTTAGGCCATGA
- a CDS encoding ABC transporter ATP-binding protein, translating into MIEFKNLVKRFGTRTVLNGLNLKIREGEIIFILGTSGTGKSVLLKNIVGLLTPDEGEIWIDEEEVSKFSEEQYLPIRKKCGMVFQHPALFDSLTIYENVAFGLRRHYQLSEEVIQAKVSKALRLVNLHGVEQKRPGQISYGMQKRVSLARTVALEPRILLFDEPTTGLDPVTTTAVNQLILDLSRELKTTSLVVSHDMNCALSIADRIVVLDKGNIVALGTPDELKKSDQPLVKDFLAEVLEA; encoded by the coding sequence GTGATTGAGTTCAAAAACCTCGTGAAAAGATTCGGTACAAGGACAGTACTCAACGGATTAAATCTAAAAATCCGCGAGGGCGAGATCATCTTTATTCTGGGGACATCCGGGACAGGAAAATCCGTTCTTCTGAAAAACATCGTAGGTCTTCTGACTCCGGATGAAGGAGAAATCTGGATTGACGAAGAAGAGGTCTCTAAATTTTCCGAAGAACAATATCTTCCGATTCGCAAAAAATGCGGCATGGTCTTTCAGCATCCAGCCCTTTTTGATTCCCTGACAATTTACGAAAATGTAGCCTTCGGGCTGCGCCGTCACTATCAACTGTCTGAAGAAGTCATTCAGGCGAAGGTTTCAAAAGCTCTGCGCCTGGTGAACTTGCACGGGGTGGAACAAAAACGTCCCGGACAGATTTCGTACGGCATGCAAAAGCGCGTGAGCCTGGCCAGAACTGTGGCTTTAGAGCCGCGCATTTTGCTGTTTGATGAACCCACCACAGGTTTGGATCCTGTCACCACCACGGCGGTGAACCAGTTGATATTGGATCTTTCCCGCGAATTGAAAACGACGTCTTTGGTCGTCAGCCACGATATGAACTGCGCGCTTTCCATTGCCGATCGCATTGTCGTACTGGACAAGGGAAATATCGTGGCTTTGGGCACCCCTGATGAATTGAAAAAATCTGATCAGCCGTTAGTAAAAGACTTCCTGGCGGAGGTTTTAGAGGCATGA
- a CDS encoding ABC transporter ATP-binding protein codes for MSIISLKDVTVAFEDLVVLKSINLEIQAGESFVIVGPSGQGKTTLLKTMSGLVSPRNGKVFVEQKDWSTLSSKERLPLLKKVGILFQKNALFDSLTCVQNISFPLRETTALSDWEITKKAEYFLDAVGIPHARDLYPDEISGGMQKRLGIARALALDPEIIFYDDPTAGLDPITSRKIIDLIMTLKKEKGSTVVAITNDMNRAFQMADRIGMVVDQELLITGTPDETKNHTDPRVHQFIRGLLAGPLTTANV; via the coding sequence ATGAGCATCATCAGTCTGAAAGACGTGACCGTGGCCTTTGAAGATCTTGTTGTGCTGAAGTCCATCAATCTGGAAATTCAGGCGGGCGAATCATTCGTGATTGTCGGTCCCAGCGGGCAGGGTAAAACGACCTTGCTAAAGACCATGTCAGGCTTGGTAAGTCCTCGTAATGGCAAAGTATTTGTTGAACAAAAGGACTGGTCAACGCTAAGCAGCAAAGAGCGCCTGCCGCTGCTTAAAAAAGTCGGAATTCTGTTTCAGAAAAACGCGCTTTTTGATTCCCTGACCTGTGTTCAAAATATCAGCTTTCCGTTGCGTGAAACCACGGCTCTTTCGGACTGGGAAATAACAAAAAAAGCAGAGTATTTCTTGGATGCGGTCGGCATCCCTCATGCCCGTGATTTATATCCGGATGAAATCAGCGGTGGGATGCAAAAACGCCTGGGAATCGCTCGAGCATTAGCTCTGGATCCCGAGATCATTTTCTATGATGACCCAACGGCGGGTCTTGATCCGATCACTTCGCGCAAGATCATTGATCTGATCATGACGTTGAAAAAAGAAAAAGGCTCCACCGTTGTGGCGATCACCAACGACATGAATCGTGCGTTCCAAATGGCGGATCGAATCGGCATGGTGGTTGATCAGGAACTGTTGATCACCGGAACACCTGATGAAACCAAAAATCACACAGATCCACGCGTGCATCAATTCATTCGCGGATTGCTTGCGGGTCCACTCACCACAGCTAACGTCTAG
- the sucC gene encoding ADP-forming succinate--CoA ligase subunit beta, with product MNIHEYQAKEVLRKFGVATLKGKLAHSPEEAVAAAKEIGGSVWVVKAQIHAGGRGKGGGVKVAKSLDEVSEFTKKMIGMTLVTHQTGPEGKVVQKVFIEQGCNIAKEYYVACLIDRATGRAAMMASSEGGMDIEEVAEHNPDAIKKVDIDPTVGLMPFQARELAFQIGMEPAIVNKAVKFFAGLYNAFVATDCSIAEINPLVVTKEGDVLCLDAKMNFDSNSLFRHPDIVEMRDLNEEEPSEIEASKFDLAFIKLDGNIGCLVNGAGLAMATLDIIKLHGAEPANFLDVGGGANKEKVTEAFKIILKDKNVKGILVNIFGGIMKCDIIAEGVIAASKELGLKVPLVVRLEGTNVELGKKMLKESGLNITPADNLTDAAKKIVAAIKG from the coding sequence ATGAATATTCATGAGTATCAGGCTAAAGAAGTCTTGAGAAAGTTCGGAGTGGCTACGCTGAAAGGCAAACTTGCTCACTCTCCTGAAGAAGCTGTTGCTGCGGCAAAAGAAATCGGCGGAAGCGTTTGGGTTGTAAAAGCCCAGATCCACGCTGGTGGTCGCGGTAAAGGTGGCGGTGTTAAAGTTGCCAAGTCTCTGGACGAGGTTTCTGAATTCACCAAGAAAATGATCGGCATGACTTTGGTGACTCACCAAACAGGCCCTGAAGGCAAAGTTGTTCAAAAAGTCTTCATCGAACAAGGCTGCAACATCGCAAAAGAATACTATGTTGCCTGCTTGATCGACCGTGCGACAGGCCGTGCGGCTATGATGGCATCTTCCGAAGGTGGTATGGACATCGAGGAAGTTGCTGAACACAATCCAGACGCGATCAAAAAAGTCGACATCGACCCAACTGTGGGCTTGATGCCGTTCCAGGCTCGCGAACTGGCTTTCCAAATTGGTATGGAACCAGCGATCGTGAACAAAGCGGTGAAATTCTTCGCCGGTCTTTACAACGCATTCGTTGCTACGGACTGCTCTATCGCGGAAATCAACCCATTGGTTGTGACTAAAGAAGGCGACGTTCTTTGCTTGGATGCGAAAATGAACTTCGACTCCAACTCTTTGTTCCGTCATCCAGACATCGTAGAGATGCGCGACCTGAACGAAGAAGAACCGTCTGAAATCGAAGCTTCCAAATTCGACCTGGCGTTCATCAAGCTTGATGGTAACATCGGCTGCCTTGTGAACGGTGCGGGTCTGGCGATGGCGACTTTGGACATCATCAAATTGCACGGTGCTGAGCCTGCAAACTTCCTGGATGTTGGCGGCGGCGCTAACAAAGAGAAAGTGACTGAAGCGTTCAAAATCATCCTGAAAGACAAAAACGTAAAAGGGATCCTGGTTAACATCTTCGGTGGTATCATGAAATGTGACATCATCGCGGAAGGTGTGATCGCGGCGTCCAAAGAATTGGGCCTGAAAGTTCCATTGGTTGTTCGCCTTGAAGGTACAAACGTGGAATTGGGTAAAAAGATGTTGAAAGAATCTGGTTTGAACATCACTCCAGCCGACAACCTGACTGATGCAGCTAAAAAGATCGTTGCTGCGATTAAAGGATAA
- the sucD gene encoding succinate--CoA ligase subunit alpha, protein MAILINKNTKVICQGFTGAQGTFHSEQALAYGTKMVGGVTPGKGGTTHIGLPVFNTVKEAKAATGCNASVIFVPPPFAADSIMEAVDADLDLVICITEGIPVLDMVKVKEYMKGKRTRLVGPNCPGVITPGECKIGIMPGHIHKPGRIGVLSRSGTLTYEAVGQLTALGIGQSTCVGIGGDPVNGTNFIDVLKLFNEDPDTDGVIMIGEIGGTAEEEAAEYIKAHFKKPVTAFIAGAAAPAGKRMGHAGAIISGGKGTAEAKFKALEAAGCKISRSPADMGTTMQSMLKK, encoded by the coding sequence ATGGCAATTCTTATTAACAAAAACACAAAAGTAATCTGCCAAGGTTTCACTGGTGCTCAAGGGACTTTCCACTCTGAGCAGGCATTGGCATACGGAACTAAAATGGTTGGTGGTGTGACTCCGGGTAAAGGGGGCACAACTCACATCGGTCTTCCGGTGTTCAACACTGTGAAAGAAGCCAAAGCAGCCACGGGTTGCAACGCTTCCGTGATCTTCGTTCCACCTCCATTCGCAGCGGATTCCATCATGGAAGCCGTTGATGCGGATCTGGATCTTGTAATCTGTATCACTGAAGGCATTCCAGTTTTGGACATGGTGAAAGTGAAAGAATACATGAAGGGTAAACGCACTCGCTTGGTAGGTCCTAACTGCCCGGGCGTTATCACTCCAGGTGAATGCAAAATCGGGATCATGCCTGGCCACATTCATAAACCAGGCCGTATCGGCGTTCTTTCCCGTTCCGGCACATTGACTTACGAAGCTGTGGGTCAGTTGACAGCACTGGGTATCGGCCAATCCACTTGTGTGGGTATCGGCGGTGACCCGGTGAATGGCACAAACTTCATCGACGTTTTGAAATTGTTCAATGAAGATCCAGACACTGACGGCGTTATCATGATCGGTGAAATCGGTGGTACAGCTGAAGAAGAAGCTGCTGAATACATCAAAGCTCACTTCAAAAAACCTGTGACTGCGTTCATCGCGGGTGCTGCGGCTCCTGCTGGTAAACGCATGGGTCACGCGGGTGCGATCATCAGTGGTGGCAAAGGCACAGCTGAAGCGAAGTTCAAAGCGCTTGAAGCTGCTGGTTGCAAAATCTCCCGTTCCCCAGCGGACATGGGTACGACTATGCAATCCATGCTGAAAAAGTAG